CATTTCCCCTGATTAACAGTCCAAGACTATACAAAAAAAGTAACTATACTTCGATTGCCGTTTACACTGAGAATGATACAATTATGTCCGGTTCTGCAGCAATCCTGGATGATACTTATGGTTCTGGACGGATAATACTATCCGGGCCTCATCCTGAACTTAGCCCAGCCAAACCAGGATTAGTTGCCAGGATGGTGTTATGGGTTTCTAAGAGAATTTAAGAAGTTTACTTTTTTTAAAATTAGTGAATTTTATATCAATATTCAGTGACTTCGTTTAACAGAACTTATATACTCAGGGGTCATTATAGATCTAACTTCGTTATAGAGTTGAATAACGAAGTAAATTAGAAATATAATTTCATGTTGAAATTTTAAAGAAAATGGCGAATTTCTACATCAATTGGATTATATTCTATGATCATTTAGATTATTTTCATTAGAAATGTACGTCAAAAATGAGAAAAATATTCAAGGCTTAATGATTTCTAATTAACGAGAAATTTTTTCACTGCTGACGAGTTATGTTAGATTTATGTCTTTTTTATAGTAAACGAAAATGATTTTTTAGCCTTTGAAATAGTTTTTGGGCCAATTCCTTTTATAGATTCTAATTTTTTCTCGTCTAGAGGACCCTGTTCGACTCTAAGTTTAATAATATTTTTTGCAATGCTCCTTTTTATTCCCAACATACTTTCAAGTTCATCTAGTGATGCTGAATTAATATTCAATTTGTCTTTCACAGGAGATTTCTCTAAATAACCCAGAATATCTCCGATTAATAGATATGTATGTAAAACTGCTTTGATTGATTCATATTTTGTAAGAGACGAATGGACTCCTTTTTGGGTTTTATTTAGTGTTAATTTGAGGTAGTTACCTATGAAATCCACATGGGTCTTTGCTAACTCCCTATCAGAATTACTTTCAATAGATTCATCCATAAAAACCCAAATACGGTTGATATATTGAGATTTTCCTAATGATCTACCATTTATTTTTTTATCAGTTGGAGGGTAAAGATTGTTCGCTAATTCTTCAATTAATCTTCTACAAGTAGTAAGAGCCTGTGACCATTCTTCAGGCTTATTAGTGTTAACTCGTTTAAATGCTAACATCAATCTTTCGGCCAATTCAGGATCTATATCCAATAGTTTATCATCTATTTCATTTTTTAATACATCAAAAGCCGTTTGGGGGATATCAGAAAAGGCAATTTGTTTATATAATTTGTTAGCTTTTTCATGAGCTTTTTTGCGAACATATGTAAGATTTTCTTGTAGACTAAATTTGTAATAAGTACCATCGTTTCCTTTTTTTGTTCTTACAAGGTCATTATATCTTTCTTCTACAAAACCTATATTTGAATATCCTCCTGTACTTTCATAAGATTTAACATTAAGTTCTTCATCAGTAAAATGCATTTCACGCTTTAAATTAAGTTTTTTAAGCTTTTTAACACTATTATTAAAATCTTCCAGTGTTTCCTTACTATGCTCACCACGTTCTTCTTTCTCTGTTTGCATTGCAAAAAGCGTTGATATCATTTTTTTCAATGGTTCAGTAAATTTTGGATTTCCAAGTTGAATCTCGCACCATATAAAAATGTCATTTTCATTTAAAATATCTGAAGCACGAGATAATTTTTGAATTCCCGTCAAAACACTACCTTTGTTTGATTCCAACTCATTTAATGCTTCTTTTAATATGTCTTTTGCTTCTTCAGTAGCTTTACTTGTCAAAAAATACCTCCCAAACAAAAAAACCATTATAATGGAAATTGTAGATTATTCTAATACCATTAATCTCCATCATTTTTACTTGAATCTTTAAAATAGAAATGTTTTCCAATCAAAAAATCTTTCAAAGAGTTAACTGACTCTTGATCTGTCAAATCAAGCCCATATAACTTTTTTTCATCAGGATAATAGTTTAAATGGATTTGTACTGCTTCTTGAATAAAAAATTTTAAGATATTTTCATATTCTGTTAAAGCCTCTTTTTCCCATTTTCCTAATTTTTCTGTTGGAACACTTTTTTCGATCCTTGTGGAAAACCAATACTCTCCTGCTCTTGATAAAAACTCAAAAGCCAATAAAAATATGACTAGAAAAATAAAAAAGTAGGGTGTAGTTTGATATCCTTGTAAAATAATATTACTTGCACTTAGGCCCCCAGCGGCAAGTACAACTAATATTTTAGACCAATAATTACCACTAGAAAATGGTGAGATATTTTGAAACATTTCCAGAAGTCGTTCTCTCCTTTGTTTAATATAATCTACTACTTTCCATTTTTCAGTAATACGATCTCTTTCTACTGAGAAAGCACGGTCAGTGGATAATACAGCCCCAATCATTGCCATGTTGTATTTTAGTTCAGTATCTGAGGCAGAATTTTTATATTCAAACAGTAAATCAATTGCTTTCTCACCTAATTTTCTATGACCTTCATTTTGAGATCTATGTGCAGGAATTGCTAAAATTAAAGGTATAGCTTCTGAAATTTCCAATTTCAAACAATCACCTGCCATATTGAGTTTCATACGTCATGTTTCCATCATTATCAATCTCAAAAACAATATTCCCTTTCCATCGTGTTGAAAAAACATTCTCACAATACTGCCGATATTTATTAGAAGCATCAGTACTTGGTTTTTTACCAACTGACACAACAGTGTATTCAGGATTCATTAATTTCACAGCAGGCTGATAATATCCACTATCTCTACCATGAGGGGAAGCTTTAAGAATTGTGACATCTTCTAATTCATCTGGATAAATATCTACTAAATGTTTCCAGGTTTTCTCCTCAGCATCACCACCAAGAACTATTTTATGGCCATTATTTTCAATAAGCAAAACATGGCTCATAATATTAGCCTTTTTTGTTTTATTTGCACTGTCTATTAAATCATCATTTGGAGCCAAAATTCTAATATTATCTTGATTCCAATAGTCTCTACAATCCCCTTCTTTAGGCCGAACGATGGTGGTAATTCCTTTTTTTCTTCTATTGAATCTCTTAATGATTTGTAAAGTTCCCAATCTACTACTTGAGATGAAGTTAATTTATTTAAATCTGGTTCAATATTGTTTTTTAATATCCAAACGTTCCAAACTGTTTTATCAGATAATAATGTATTCAGACCTGTCAAATGATCCATATGAGGATGTGTTGAAATAAATCTAAAAATATTGTCAAAAGATTGATCATCTAAATATTTTATTGGATCCTGGATATCAATATTATAACCTACATCTTTTAAAACAGCTTTTTGAGAATAAATTTCAAACAATGATTTAGATATAGATAATTCAGCGGTTAATTCATCTGCTGAACTTTTATCTATCTCAGAAGTTCTGTTTATGTCAACAATCGCAGTTCTTCCAGTATCAAGAAACTCAACAATACAACAATCCCCATGCCCCACATTTAAAAAATGAATTTTCAACATGTTATCACATGTCATTATTGTAATATTTTATTATATATACTTTCAACAATAATTATGATAAGAAACAAAATTCACGACATTAATAAACTTTTGACACATTTTTGTACTAAATGATGGGAAAACGTTTATTAAAAATACCAAATTCCAAGGGACCGATAACAGTTGCTTAAATTTAAGAAGTTATAATGTGTTTCATTAAAAGCAAATTAATATCTTATCCTAATCAAGACAAAATACTTAAATTTACCATATTAATAATATTTTTAGGTACTATAATGCCAAAAAAGAAAATTGATTTGGAATATTGGGAGGAATTACGTGCAAATATTGAAAAAGATACTTCCAATACTAAATCTGAAATTTCTAAGGATAGATTAAATGCTTATCTTTATGAAATATTTAGAAATTACGAAAAAATACCTTATACTGAAGTATCTAATCTATTTAAAAAAATATCAGAGTATGATAAATATAAAGATATTGAGAGTTTAGATGAACTTAGATTCCCTGAAATCTTAATAGAAGCTGATCCTAATTCAGTAGAAATTCAAGAAGAAAACAAAGACTTTTTATCAGTAGATACATCTAATTACATGCGAATTGTGGAAGATAATAAGTTTATAGTCTTTATGTGGGCTATGGATGCTCTGGATTTAGTTGGAATACTTGAGACTTATTCATTATTGGCAGAAGATGATATCTCGAAATCTGTTCTGAACCCCGCGGAAGCAAAAGATAAAGAAATGAGAGAACTTTACTTATTCGTAGCAATAAAAATTTCTAAAGATAATGCAAATGCTGGTAATTATCAAAAAGCAATTGAACCACTAAAGTATCTTTTAGATGGCATACATCATTATCATTGTTTTAGCGTTTTTTATACATTATTAATCTATTCTATGCTTATAATTTTTTTATTTTTAGTGTTAACTTCAATTTTAAACATTTTTTTAGAAGATATCTATTCATATGTCCCTATAGGGCTTGTGAATACATTATTTCTTACTTTGGTTGTGTTTTCAGCATTGATTATTCTTTTAAATGATAGAGTTCAACTGAGTAGATTTATTGAACATGGGGCATTTATATTTGGAAAAATTAATAAAATTCAATATTCAATTCTGAATTTTTTCTTAACATTTTCTCTATTAATATTTGCATTATTAATTTCTATTTTTATTTATCCTTTATTTTCATCTATTTTAACTATTTCATTTTCAATTAACTTTATTTTAGGTTATATTGTGCTTTTTGTAGGAGGAGTCGTAAGTCTTATTTTTCTATCGTTTATTTTAATTGAAATGCATTTCAATTCTGAAAAATTAAAGGAAAAACCATTGAGTTACCAATTAGGACTTGGACTTTATCATTATTTTAAAGGTAGACTGGATATACAAAAATATTTAGAATTAAAAAGCAAAAGTAATAAACTTAAATTTTTAGAACTTGCAATTAAAGATTTTAGTACAGCTACAGAAGTTTATGAAAAAAGTTTTTCAAATTTCGATAAATCTAATGAGTTAGGTTTATGCCCATATTGTTTAAATTTTTATTTATGCATTAACGACTATGAAAATTTAGTTAGAACCCCCGAAAAAAATAAAATTAAAGATTTTGAAGATAAAATTAAAAAAATAAATGTTATAATGGATGAAACTGGACAAGGCTCTGAAACAATAAGTAAACTTTTAAAGAAATTGTTAAAAGCTACAAAATCATTGGAAAATCTAAGGGCAAGAAGTAAAAAATTTCCAAATCTTGATAGTATTGATCGAGCCAGAATAAATAAAGAAATAAAAGAAAATTATAGAGAGATAGATAACATAATCAAAGAAATTGACGAAGTTATTTCAAATATTGAAGGAAAAAATCTGCCAATAATAATCAAAATTATGGAAGAAAAGAGTAAAGAATTGAAAGATCTAAATATTGGAATGAAGGATCATAAAGCGAAGGGTTTTGAAGTATTCTTTTCAAAACGTGTTAATGATATCATAGGAATTATATTTTTCTTATGTGGAGTTGCTCTATTAATAGTTGGTTCTTTTTATACGTTGATTTATTCGTATATTGGTATTTTATTAACTATTATAGGTTCTATCCTCATGTCTCTTCCTAAGATTAAGAAATGGATTTATTAAATTCTTGAATCTTTTATGATGATAATTAATCTATCTAATAAGTCGGATATAATATGGTTGAACATTAAAAATTAATAATTGAATTGAATGATAATATGACTAACAAAACCGACAAATTATGTATGCCCACAACTTCTTTAAGTGATTATTCTATTGTATTAATAGAATTGTTCGAAAAAAATGATTTTGAATCATTAATCGCTTCATTAAATAAATTATATGGGTCTTATTGTGAAAATCCTCATTTTAAAATTTATGATGATCCTAACAAAACATTTGAAAACGGTTTAGGGTTTATAGGCCTGCCAGATTTGGTCAAAGAATTTATTACTTCTGATAATAAGGTATATTACAATTTTGGTGAATATATTAAAAATGTAAAAGTTGATTTTGTTCATTTGACACCCTCAATTGCTATTCTGAAATTTCATATTTTCTTAAAGGATGATTTTTCCAAAAAAATTATTGAAATTTTAGATAAAAGAAATATGCAGTATTCTAAACCCCCTAACTCTGACAATAAAATGATGAAATGGATACTACATCATAGGACAGATATGTTAAAAACTACAGGAGCGTTAATGGAATTTAAAACTAGCGTTAATGAAGATATCCTTGAATTTTTAGAGGAGTTTAATGGATTTTTTTATAAAGTATACGAAAATGATTTTTCAATCTTTCCAACCATCGATATTTTTCATTTAGATTGGCCTGATGATACAGAGGAGTTAAATGAATGGATAATGGATAATTTTGCTTTTCTAGCCAGTATAAATGCATTAACCCCCCCACATGATTTTTTTAAACATGATGATGATCTTATTTGTAATAAAGAATTAAATTTGAATGAAAAATATCAAAATTCAATTATTATTTCAAAAAATCCAAAAAATGTTATTTACAATAATGAATTTGAATTATTAGGTTTGTATAGGTGGATTAATCTGAAATTAGATGAGTTTAAAGAGCTTAATTCTATAATTGAAGATACAGTGAAAAAATTAAATGAAACTAATCTTGGAACTATGTTAAAAAAATCAATTGTTATTTCAGAAAAATTTCTGCCAGTAGAAATGTTAGAATTAGAATTTAAATATGTTCGTGTTTCTTTAGAAGACTTTGATTCTGTGTGTTGGGAAAATGTAGGTTTTTTAAGTGATATATATGAAAATATTAAAGAAAAAATAGATGAGATTAAATTTATTAAAAAAACATCTAATGAAAAAATGGATTCAATATTAAATCTTAAAAATATCCAGTTCAATGAAAATGTGCAGAATAAAATGCTTTCTTTAACTAAAGAAAATCAGACAATTCAGGAACAAATGCTCTCTTTGACTGAATATAACAAAAAAATACAAATAATGGTAATGATTTTAAGCGCATGCGTTATCATTTTTACAATAATTCAAGTTTACTTATCATATCAAACTTTGATTAACAATAATCAAACATCTCTTGTTGCGATGATTATTAGTTGGATTTAAATGCAAATTTTTCATTCTACAAAAACTGGAAATAGTAAGTTTATTTTATGGAAAAAATTTACTTATTATGTTATAAAATTAAAATATTAAATATTAATCCAAATATTAATTTTTATAAGAAGATTAATAATGACAAAAATGCCAACAAAACAGGATTATGGGCATGTAAGCGGCTATTTATCAAAATTTGGTTAAATCAGAGGGAACCTGATTTCAATAGAAAAAAATATAGATATGATTACATTGTTCTAGTTTCTATACACTAATAAACAATAACACTTATTAAGTTGTTTAAGAAACCAAAAATATTAAACAAATCTTATTTCAACCAAATTAGAGGATTCCGATCAGTTTTTCTATTTTTTCACAGATCATCCTTTAGAAAATATTCATTTCTATCCGTTAAAATTAAGTTGAGGTCCTGATTATGCCTTCACACAGACCTGATATTAGATTTGATTTTAAAAATACGCCTGTGGAATTTGATGAAAAAAATCGTTTGGTTACTTTTGTTTCAGAACCAGACCCTGAAAGATATGAATACCAAGAAAAAGACGGGAAAAAAGGATATTATGATAAATTCGATAAGATTTTTATTCCTAAAGCTTTATTTGAACAAATCCATCTAAATCTTAAAGGTAAACAGATTTTTTATTCTCCTTCCAAAATAGATAATGCTAATAAATATCTCAATGATCGAATTGAAGCGACTTTTAATTTTTTTGAAGAGGGAGTAAATAATTTCAATTTTGATAATACAGATAGTTCTAAGGACTTTTTGGTAGATTTAGATAATGTCAAAATGAATTTTGTAATATTATCAATTGATTTGAAGGGTTCTACTAAAATGAGCCAGGAATTACCAATAGAGTTAAATGCTAAGATTATTTCCTTTTTTTTAAGTGAAATGACTTTATTAATTGATAAATTTAATGGGCATATCTTAAAATATACTGGTGATGGGTTATTGGCATATTTTCCTGAACCTAATGACATAGGTAAAGTTGATAATGCCATTAACTGTGCTTATCTTATGAGAAGTGTAGTCGATCACGTGATTAATCCTTTATTAGCTGAGCATGATTATCCTTTATTATACTTTAGAATAGGTTTAGATTATGGAAAAGCAATTGTGAAAAAAATAGGGTCTACTGGAATTAAATCCTTTGGCGACATTTTTGGAGATACAGTGAATATTGCAGTTAAGATTCAAGAGTTAGCTGAAGATAATCAAATATTAGTAGGAGCCTCAGTAGCACATATGGCACATACTTATTGGAGAAAAAGATTAACTAAATTTAAGCTTCCTAAGAATTGGAAATTTAAAGATAAGGTTAGAAAAAGACCTTATCTTGTTTATTATCTTAAAGATGATTTTTAGGTGACTATGATGAATGATAGTATAGAAAACATATGGAAAACTTTTAATTCAATAAATGATTGGGTTAAATTTTCTGATACTAAAGCTACTGTAGTTTTAGCAACAAATGGAGTAATTCTCAGTATTATATTTGCCAATGTTTCTAAATTTTTGTCTTTGCTAATATTATATCCAACATTAATCTTAATTTTAGCTTCAAGTTTATTGATAGGTGTTTTTCTATCATTAATTTCAATATTTTATTCGATACGTTGTTTAATCCCTAGAACTAATCTTAAAATTGTTGATAAAAAAAATTTATTGTATTATGGAGATATATGCAAATTTGACAGCCCAAAAAAATATTCTGAATCCGCTAACAATTTATTCATGAATGAGCCTAAGCTAAAAGAACAACTTTTTTCACAAATTTTTGCCAACTCTAAGATTGCAACGATCAAATATAAAAGAGTTAAACTTGCAATAATATTTTTAGGCTTGGCCATCTTTTTTTTGATTATACCCCCTATTTTAATTTTATCTGGAATGATCTAACTAATATATGGGAGTAATATTATGAAAACACGTTTAATAGTATATGATTATGAAAAGAGCTTTGAAAGAATTGATAATATCCTTGAATCTAGTGAAAACTCTTTTGAAGAATTAGATTCAATACCATCACGTGATAAACTCACTTTTACCAATGGATTTTATGTTTACTGTTCTGCACTTTTTGTTGATATTCGTGATTCGTCGTCATTACCATCCAAACATAATCGTCCAAAATTAGCAAAGCTTTATCGCTCTTATATTTCTGAAGTGGTTGCCATAATGAATGGAAACATATTTTGCTCAGAAGTTAATGTTGTTGGAGATGGAATATTAGGTATTTTTAATACAACTACAAGATTAAGTATTGATAATGTTTTTGGTACATCTGCAGAAATATCCTCGTTAATTGATGTACTTAATTGCAAATTTAGAAAAAAATCCATATCTGAAATTGTAGTGGGTATGGGGATGTCATATGGGCGTGCTTTGATGATTAAGGCAGGTTATAAGGGTAGTGAAATAAATGATGTAATATGGATGGGTGATGTTGTTAATTATGCATATAAACTCGCTAGCTATGGTAATAGGACTTATTTAGATGGTGAAACTATGGTTTCAGAGTTTTTTTATGATAATTTAAATGATGATAATAAAAATCTTCTTAGTCTGAATCATAATCGAAGTTGTTATCATGGAAATATTATTAATATTGAAATGAATGAATGGTATAATGAAAATTGTAAGTAATATAGAGTAATTTGGGATTTTTTGAAAAGATTTTAGGTTTAATGAGTATCAAGTCTTTATATGTAAAAATAGTTCTTTAAATTAGTTTATTAAATCATTTTAGGGGCTTTTAATTGTTTTTTAAGAAGTTTCTGTTGTTCTTGGGGCTGGAAACTTTTCCCCCACTATCCTGCAAGGCAAGGTGTAAAACACCAGTGCTGTTATCATAAACTTTTACAGTTGTATCTCGACTGGATAAGTACTAATACCATTTTAATCGTATGTGTGGTTAATTCTGTTGCAGGTTGACCTGATTGTCATTTAATTGAGTTGTGGTCTGGTGCAGATGAGTATTATTGGGGTGGTTCTTCTTGAATTTAAGGCAAAATAAAACGGTGTGGAGAGCCGCCTGGAGTCTTTGTCATCGTTATTGCTATTGTAACTTCTCGTATGGCTCGTTGAGTTCGTTGTCGTTCTTGGGTGTTATAATATGAATAGAGGAGCCTATCGAGGGACCCATTCACCAGTAAAAATGTGGTGCACGGCAGATGCCTAACAAAAAACAAATTATTGGGGCTTTACAATTTTCCTACCTTAATGCCGGTGGACCTTGGCGCGCTGGCCCTTCGGGCCTTGGCGCGGTGGTCGGGGGCGGTGGGGTAGAAAAATCGCTGCCGGTTGAATCTGTTTTATGATGGCCTGGCCAGCCTTGATTTTCCTGGCGAAGCTTACCCACGAGCGCTATCCAGATTTATTTAAGTAAAAAAAGAGCTGTAATCAGGACTCCGTACGGCAGATTTTCGTTTTGAATTGTGTCTTTCTTTGCCTTGCAATTTTCCTACCTTGGGGCCGGGT
The sequence above is a segment of the Methanobacterium petrolearium genome. Coding sequences within it:
- a CDS encoding ComEA family DNA-binding protein; the protein is MTSKATEEAKDILKEALNELESNKGSVLTGIQKLSRASDILNENDIFIWCEIQLGNPKFTEPLKKMISTLFAMQTEKEERGEHSKETLEDFNNSVKKLKKLNLKREMHFTDEELNVKSYESTGGYSNIGFVEERYNDLVRTKKGNDGTYYKFSLQENLTYVRKKAHEKANKLYKQIAFSDIPQTAFDVLKNEIDDKLLDIDPELAERLMLAFKRVNTNKPEEWSQALTTCRRLIEELANNLYPPTDKKINGRSLGKSQYINRIWVFMDESIESNSDRELAKTHVDFIGNYLKLTLNKTQKGVHSSLTKYESIKAVLHTYLLIGDILGYLEKSPVKDKLNINSASLDELESMLGIKRSIAKNIIKLRVEQGPLDEKKLESIKGIGPKTISKAKKSFSFTIKKT
- a CDS encoding adenylate/guanylate cyclase domain-containing protein; its protein translation is MPSHRPDIRFDFKNTPVEFDEKNRLVTFVSEPDPERYEYQEKDGKKGYYDKFDKIFIPKALFEQIHLNLKGKQIFYSPSKIDNANKYLNDRIEATFNFFEEGVNNFNFDNTDSSKDFLVDLDNVKMNFVILSIDLKGSTKMSQELPIELNAKIISFFLSEMTLLIDKFNGHILKYTGDGLLAYFPEPNDIGKVDNAINCAYLMRSVVDHVINPLLAEHDYPLLYFRIGLDYGKAIVKKIGSTGIKSFGDIFGDTVNIAVKIQELAEDNQILVGASVAHMAHTYWRKRLTKFKLPKNWKFKDKVRKRPYLVYYLKDDF
- a CDS encoding Pycsar system effector family protein: MNDSIENIWKTFNSINDWVKFSDTKATVVLATNGVILSIIFANVSKFLSLLILYPTLILILASSLLIGVFLSLISIFYSIRCLIPRTNLKIVDKKNLLYYGDICKFDSPKKYSESANNLFMNEPKLKEQLFSQIFANSKIATIKYKRVKLAIIFLGLAIFFLIIPPILILSGMI
- a CDS encoding adenylate/guanylate cyclase domain-containing protein, which encodes MKTRLIVYDYEKSFERIDNILESSENSFEELDSIPSRDKLTFTNGFYVYCSALFVDIRDSSSLPSKHNRPKLAKLYRSYISEVVAIMNGNIFCSEVNVVGDGILGIFNTTTRLSIDNVFGTSAEISSLIDVLNCKFRKKSISEIVVGMGMSYGRALMIKAGYKGSEINDVIWMGDVVNYAYKLASYGNRTYLDGETMVSEFFYDNLNDDNKNLLSLNHNRSCYHGNIINIEMNEWYNENCK